Proteins from a genomic interval of Euleptes europaea isolate rEulEur1 chromosome 18, rEulEur1.hap1, whole genome shotgun sequence:
- the LOC130490161 gene encoding transcription initiation factor TFIID subunit 9-like translates to MAAVEASKVASPKSAPKDAQVMAQILKDMGITEYEPRVINQMLEFAYRYVTTILEDAKIYSSHAKKSSVDADDVRLAIQCRTDQSFTSPPPRDFLLDIARQKNQMPLPLIKPYSGPRLPPDRYCLTAPNYKLKSLQKKVSSSTGRITVPRLSVGAVTSRPSTPTLGTPSAQTVSVSTKVGTPVSLTGQRFTVQIPTPQASVKSAAPTTPTVQNVLINPSLMGSKNILITTNMVSSQNTAGEVNPLKRKHEEDDDYDNL, encoded by the exons atggcggcggtggaGGCGAGCAAGGTGGCCTCGCCTAAGAGCGCCCCGAAGGATGcccag GTGATGGCCCAGATCTTGAAGGATATGGGGATTACTGAGTACGAGCCACGGGTTATAAATCAGATGCTGGAGTTTGCTTACC GATACGTGACAACAATCTTGGAAGATgccaaaatttattccagccaCGCAAAGAAATCGAGTGTCGATGCAGACGATGTGAGGTTGGCTATCCAGTGCCGGACGGATCAGTCGTtcacctctccccctcccagagAT TTTTTGCTAGATATCGCACGGCAGAAGAACCAGATGCCTCTGCCGCTGATTAAGCCGTACTCGGGGCCACGGCTGCCCCCGGATAGGTACTGCCTGACAGCGCCCAACTACAAGCTGAAGTCCTTGCAGAAAAAG GTTTCTTCCTCCACTGGAAGGATAACCGTGCCGCGGCTGAGCGTCGGAGCAGTAACCAGCAGGCCCAGCACCCCGACTTTAG GGACTCCTTCGGCACAGACGGTCTCTGTTTCGACCAAAGTCGGGACCCCGGTGTCACTGACAGGGCAGCGTTTCACGGTGCAGATCCCTACACCCCAAGCATCGGTCAAGTCAG CAGCTCCAACCACGCCGACGGTGCAGAACGTGCTGATCAACCCCTCCCTGATGGGCTCCAAGAATATCCTCATCACCACCAACATGGTGTCGTCACAGAACACCGCCGGAGAAGTGAACCCCTTGAAAAGGAAGCACGAGGAAGACGACGACTATGACAACTTGTGA
- the LOC130489846 gene encoding chromosome-associated kinesin KIF4-like, which translates to MSKEEAKAIPVRVALRCRPLVPKEIDEGCQMCLSFVPGAPQVILGNDKPFTYDYVFDPFTEQEEVFNTCIAPLVKGIFKGYNATVLAYGQTGSGKTYSMGGAYTADQKNDPTVGVIPRVIRLLFQEMEERKEWQFSRKVSYLEIYNEDILDLLAPSRERLSQISIREDPKEGIKIVGLTEHTVTGAQETVDCLEQGNSSRTVAATAMNTQSSRSHAIFTISIEQRSKKETNLSFHSKLHLVDLAGSERQKKTKAEGDRLREGININKGLLCLGNVISALGDEAKRGNHIPYRDSKLTRLLQDSLGGNSHTLMIACVSPADSNMEETLNTLRYADRARKIKNKPIVNVDPQAAEINHLRLQVQQLQVLLLQAHGGTVPVSIGGEPSENLQSLMERNEALVVENEKLSRGLSEAAGQIAQMLERIIMTEQQNEKANTKLEELRQHEALKLDLQKLLETLEDDELKQQVESILSLQQAIAQLQNESPSCDAEMDTSEQESGASTEANLGDQSSSEEYATRHALHQAQMSKELLQLNKALALKEALARKMTQNDSQLEPIQCQYQTNIQDLEVEVAKLQKEKEDLVLSLHMTKKDVSQAKLSERRRKRLQELEGEMTDLKKKLKEQSKLLKMKETSEQTVSKLNQEIRAMKNQRVQLIRQMKEDAEKFRHWKLQKDKEVIQLKERDRKRQYELVKLEQDFQKQASVLRRKAEEAAAANKRLKDALQKQREVADKRKENMNRGIEGIANRVKSWLTNEVEVLVRTEEARHHLNDLLEDRKTLAREITQLKEKRDAGENLPSKYKRRTFSSNTLEINHSITKQIESLETEMELRSAQIADLQQKLLEAESGDHKKRRWESIATIPEAKCAIKHLIGELVSSKVEDGKLESRLQQSKATFSDIHKMLLEERKVTAEMKAAHESQMDLMEQQHQEKVLYLLSQIQHKEAETKLETSVSEREQQLLERLNFQDEELAKMKEVFEKNQELCDELEAVKQKLRILQAASSQRICDVPPTVADTPESPFDYIPPKPKPRRQTTARPVSELAPEEPSESEESGGETEDAEWVPAKIARGIKKNFLGCNCKGRCSNRLCGCRKQKVECSEDCRCESEKCRNRANGVLEGMLMEESSGEPFDTTLNREDSTLVSAGDTFFDPPSVSPTKKVLKPVNIQEALASEQHDTSSCFHLGNLDTENQLPAGKKRRKRLLSSASSFFAGCTPIKEDFVEG; encoded by the exons ATGTCAAAGGAGGAGGCCAAGGCGATCCCTGTGAGGGTGGCTCTCAGGTGCCGCCCTCTTGTGCCCAAAGAAATTGACGAGGGCTGCCAGATGTGTTTGTCTTTTGTCCCTGGAGCACCTCAG GTCATCTTGGGTAACGACAAACCTTTCACCTATGACTACGTTTTTGACCCATTTACTGAACAGGAGGAAGTATTCAATACTTGCATTGCTCCCCTTGTCAAGGGCATTTTTAAAG GGTACAATGCTACAGTTCTGGCTTATGGGCAGACAGGGTCCGGGAAGACCTATTCTATGGGAGGGGCCTACACTGCTGACCAAAAGAACGATCCCACAGTTGGAGTCATCCCCCGAGTGATCAGGCTGCTCTTTcaagaaatggaagagaggaaggagtggcagttTTCCCGGAAGGTCTCCTATTTAGAg ATCTACAACGAAGACATCTTGGACCTCTTGGCCCCATCCAGAGAACGTTTATCTCAAATCAGCATCCGTGAAGACCCCAAGGAAGGCATAAAG ATTGTGGGATTGACAGAACACACAGTGACTGGTGCTCAAGAGACCGTCGACTGCCTGGAGCAGGGGAACAGTTCCCGAACGGTGGCTGCCACAGCAATGAACACCCAGTCGTCCCGCTCCCATGCGATCTTCACCATTTCCATTGAACAGAGAAGCAAGAAGGAGAC GAATCTCAGCTTCCACTCCAAGCTGCACCTTGTGGACTTGGCTGGTTCAGAAAGACAAAAGAAGACCAAAGCAGAAGGAGATCGTCTAAGGGAAG gAATCAACATTAACAAAGGGCTCCTCTGCCTTGGGAACGTCATCAGTGCTCTTGGGGATGAAGCTAAGCGAGGCAACCACATCCCTTATAGGGACTCAAAGCTCACTCGCCTGTTGCAAG ACTCCCTGGGAGGCAACAGCCACACCCTGATGATCGCCTGCGTGAGCCCGGCGGATTCCAACATGGAAGAGACTCTGAACACGCTTCGCTATGCCGACAGGGCGAGGAAAATCAAGAACAAACCCATAGTGAACGTTGACCCCCAGGCAGCGGAGATCAACCATTTAAGGCTCCAG GTTCAGCAGCTCCAGGTCTTACTGCTGCAGGCTCATGGTGGGACGGTTCCAGTGTCTATTGG TGGGGAACCGTCGGAAAACTTGCAGTCCCTGATGGAGAGAAACGAGGCCCTGGTGGTGGAGAATGAGAAGCTGAGCCGGGGCTTGAGTGAGGCCGCCGGTCAGATCGCCCAGATGCTCGAGAGGATAATCATG ACGGAGCAGCAGAACGAGAAGGCCAACACCAAGCTGGAGGAGCTACGGCAGCATGAGGC GTTGAAGCTGGATCTGCAGAAGCTGCTCGAGACGCTGGAGGACGATGAGCTGAAGCAGCAAGTGGAGTCCATTCTCAGCCTGCAGCAAGCAATTGCCCAGTTACAG AACGAAAGTCCTTCCTGTGATGCCGAAATGGACACGTCTGAACAGGAATCCGGGGCT TCCACAGAAGCTAATCTTGGCGAtcagagctcctcagaggaatACGCCACCCGGCACGCTCTCCACCAGGCCCAGATGTCCAAAGAGCTGCTTCAGCTCAACAAAGCCCTGGCTCTGAAGGAAGCCCTGGCGCGGAAGATGACTCAGAACGACAGCCAGCTGGAGCCCATCCAGTGCCAATACCAG aCTAATATCCAGGACTTGGAAGTGGAAGTTGCCAAGTTGCAGAAGGAGAAAGAAGACCTGGTTCTCTCGCTTCATATGACGAAGAAGGATGTCAGTCAAGCCAA ACTCAGCGAGCGCCGGAGGAAGCGTCTTCAGGAGCTGGAAGGGGAAATGACGGACCTGAAGAAGAAACTGAAGGAGCAGTCGAAGCTTCTGAAGATGAAAGAAACGAGTGAGCAGACTGTCTCCAAACTGAACCAGGAGATCCGG GCGATGAAAAACCAGCGTGTTCAGCTCATACGTCAGATGAAAGAAGATGCAGAGAAATTTAGGCATTGGAAGCTGCAGAAAGACAAAGAAGTGATCCAGCTGAAAGAGCGG GACCGCAAGAGGCAGTACGAACTTGTCAAACTGGAGCAAGACTTCCAGAAGCAAGCCAGCGTCCTCAGGCGAAAAGCAGAGGAG gcagctgctgccaacaaACGCTTGAAAGATGCTCTTCAAAAGCAACGGGAAGTTGCTGATAAGCGGAAAGAGAACATGAACCGCGGAATTGAAGGAATTGCTAACCGTGTGAAG AGCTGGCTCACGAACGAAGTCGAGGTCCTGGTTCGTACGGAAGAGGCTCGGCACCACCTCAATGACCTTCTGGAGGACAGGAAAACCCTCGCCCGGGAGATCACACAGCTTAAAGAGAAGCGGGACGCTGGGGAGAACCTTCCCTCGAAATACAAG AGGCGCACATTCTCCAGCAACACCCTGGAAATCAACCATTCCATCACAAAGCAGATCGAGAGCCTGGAAACGGAGATGGAGCTCAG GAGTGCCCAGATCGCGGACCTGCAGCAAAAGCTGCTGGAGGCGGAGAGTGGAGACCACAAGAAGCGGCGCTGGGAAAGCATCGCAACCATTCCGGAAGCCAAGTGCGCCATCAAGCATCTGATCGGGGAA CTGGTCTCCTCCAAAGTGGAGGACGGGAAACTGGAGAGCCGCCTTCAGCAGAGCAAAGCCACCTTTTCTGACATCCACAAAATGCTCCTTGAAGAGCGTAAGGTCACCGCCGAAATGAAAGCGGCACACGAGAGCCAGATGGACCTGATGGAGCAGCAGCACCAAGAGAAG GTTCTGTATTTGCTCAGTCAGATACAGCACAAAGAAGCAGAGACGAAGCTGGAGACCTCGGTTTCAGAGCGGGAGCAGCAACTGCTGGAACGCCTCAACTTCCAG GATGAGGAGCTGGCGAAAATGAAGGAGGTCTTCGAGAAGAACCAGGAGCTCTGCGACGAGCTTGAAGCTGTCAAACAG AAACTGAGGATTCTTCAAGCAGCCAGTAGCCAACGCATCTGTGATGTTCCGCCAACAGTTGCAGACACCCCCGAATCTCCTTTTGATTACATTCCACCCAAG CCCAAGCCTCGCAGGCAAACTACCGCCAGGCCTGTCTCCGAGCTGGCACCGGAAGAGCCGTCCGAGTCAGAAGAGTCGGGAGGAGAAACGGAAGACGCCGAGTGGGTGCCAGCGAAAATAGCCAGAGGAATCAAGAAGAACTTCTTGGGG TGCAACTGCAAAGGCCGCTGCAGCAACCGGCTTTGCGGCTGCCGGAAGCAGAAGGTCGAATGTTCAGAGGACTGCCGCTGCGAATCGGAGAAGTGCCGCAATCGGGCCAACGGCGTCTTG GAGGGGATGCTCATGGAAGAGTCCTCAGGAGAGCCCTTCGACACCACCTTGAACCGGGAAGACTCCACTTTGGTGTCGGCAGGAGACACTTTCTTTGATCCTCCGTCGGTCAGTCCCACCAAAAAG gtttTGAAGCCAGTCAACATCCAAGAGGCCCTGGCCTCAGAGCAGCACGACACAAGCTCCTGCTTCCATTTGGGGAACCTGGACACCGAGAACCAGCTGCCGGcagggaagaaaaggaggaagcgGCTCCTGAGTAGCGCCAGCAGCTTCTTTGCTGGCTGCACCCCCATCAAAGAGGATTTTGTAGAGGGCTAG